From the Lathyrus oleraceus cultivar Zhongwan6 chromosome 4, CAAS_Psat_ZW6_1.0, whole genome shotgun sequence genome, one window contains:
- the LOC127076414 gene encoding inorganic pyrophosphatase 2, whose protein sequence is MMYPIQVKKQFWEHCKTSSCFSKKTMSNIVIVFDFDKTIIDCDSDNWLIDELGFTYLFNQLLPTMPWNSVMDRMMMEFHSHGITIEDIEKVLHRIPIHHRIIPAIKSAYALGCDLRIVSDANMFYIETILKYLGIKEYFSEINSNPGYVNQQGRVRISPYHDFNRNSHGCTNPCPPNMCKGLIIDRIQDTVSELDNKKFIYLGDGAGDYCPSLRLRERDFVMPRKNYPVWDLICKDPSLVKAEIHGWCDGEELEQVLMKLINKIMMDEHAQYIASDCNLQTLPIPVLESLPNPCRILLA, encoded by the exons ATGATGTATCCAATTCAAGTCAAGAAGCAATTTTGGGAGCATTGCAAGACAAGCAGTTGTTTCTCAAAGAAAACAATGTCTAATATTGTTATTGTTTTCGACTTTGACAAAACCATTATTGATTGTGACAGTGATAACTGGTTGATTGATGAATTAGGTTTCACTTATTTGTTCAATCAGCTCCTTCCCACAATGCCTTGGAATTCTGTCATG GATAGGATGATGATGGAGTTTCACTCACATGGTATAACCATTGAAGATATTGAAAAGGTTCTTCATAGGATTCCAATTCATCACAGAATAATACCTGCAATCAAATCAGCATATGCTTTAGGGTGTGATTTGAGGATTGTGAGTGATGCGAATATGTTTTACATTGAAACTATTTTGAAGTATTTGGGAATAAAGGAATACTTTTCAGAGATCAACAGTAATCCAGGTTATGTTAATCAACAAGGAAGGGTTAGAATTTCACCTTATCATGACTTCAACAGAAACTCACATGGTTGTACTAATCCATGCCCTCCAAACATGTGTAAGGGTTTAATCATTGATAGAATCCAAGATACAGTTAGTGAATTGGATAACAAGAAGTTCATCTATCTTGGTGATGGTGCTGGTGATTACTGTCCTAGCTTGAGACTTAGAGAAAGAGACTTTGTGATGCCAAGGAAGAATTATCCAGTTTGGGATTTGATATGCAAAGATCCTTCACTTGTTAAGGCTGAAATTCATGGTTGGTGTGATGGAGAAGAGCTTGAACAAGTTTTGATGAAGTTGATCAACAAAATAATGATGGATGAGCATGCTCAATACATTGCATCTGATTGCAATCTACAAACTCTTCCCATTCCTGTACTTGAGTCCTTGCCTAATCCTTGCCGTATACTATTAGCTTAG
- the LOC127076419 gene encoding inorganic pyrophosphatase 2, whose translation MSNIVVVFDFDKTIIDCDSDNWVVDELGFTDLFNHLLPTMPWNSLMDRMMMELHSHGITIQDIENVLHRIPIHPRIIPAIKSAHALGCDLRIVSDANMFYIQTILKHLGISECFTEINTNPGYVNQQGRLTILPYHDFNKASHGCPLCPPNMCKGLIIDRIQNTVSEVDNKRFIYLGDGAGDYCPSLRFRERDFVMPRKNFPVWDLICKDPSLVKAQIHAWIDGEDLEQVLKKLINKIMIEENAKFISSDCKLQTLSTPVFETLPKPLSVRP comes from the exons ATGTctaatattgttgttgtttttgattTTGACAAAACCATCATTGATTGTGATAGTGATAATTGGGTTGTGGACGAATTGGGTTTCACCGATTTGTTCAATCACCTTCTTCCCACGATGCCTTGGAACTCCCTTATG GATAGGATGATGATGGAGCTTCATTCACATGGTATAACTATTCAAGATATTGAAAATGTTCTTCATAGAATTCCAATTCACCCCAGAATCATTCCTGCAATTAAATCAGCACATGCTTTAGGGTGTGATTTGAGGATTGTGAGCGATGCTAATATGTTTTACATTCAAACTATTTTGAAGCATTTGGGAATAAGTGAATGCTTCACAGAGATTAACACTAATCCAGGTTATGTTAATCAACAAGGAAGATTAACCATTCTGCCTTATCATGATTTCAATAAAGCTTCACATGGCTGCCCTCTATGCCCTCCAAATATGTGCAAG GGTTTAATCATTGATAGAATTCAAAACACAGTTAGTGAAGTGGATAACAAGAGGTTCATCTATCTTGGTGATGGTGCTGGTGATTACTGTCCTAGCTTGAGATTCAGAGAAAGAGACTTTGTGATGCCAAGGAAGAATTTTCCAGTATGGGATTTGATATGCAAAGATCCTTCACTTGTTAAGGCTCAAATTCATGCTTGGATTGATGGAGAAGATCTTGAACAAGTTTTGAAGAAGTTGATAAACAAGATTATGATTGAAGAAAATGCTAAATTCATTTCTAGTGATTGCAAGCTACAGACTCTATCAACTCCTGTCTTTGAAACCTTGCCCAAACCTCTCTCAGTTAGACCATAG